From a region of the Lactuca sativa cultivar Salinas chromosome 4, Lsat_Salinas_v11, whole genome shotgun sequence genome:
- the LOC111902325 gene encoding uncharacterized protein LOC111902325 isoform X1, with the protein MLQPHRKRISPIWRNSRCISNLGGDIAIIEALSYVPAPANALRLYLQSVEAANSCDLERVAYEFFTQAFVLYEEEIALIDDHHLKHGGRWSWDCFLRLYVMTRVGNEMDMDLCIFLFFFSLIYFSLKYVNHEVVEWILGYLKFTYSC; encoded by the exons ATGTTGCAACCCCACAGAAAAAGAATATCTCCCATCTGGAGAAACTCTAGGTGCATTTCGAACTTGGGTGGTGACATTGCA ATAATTGAGGCACTTTCATATGTTCCAGCACCTGCCAATGCATTGAGGTTGTACTTACAGTCTGTAGAG GCTGCGAACAGTTGTGATTTGGAACGAGTTGCATATGAGTTTTTCACCCAAGCATTTGTTTTATATGAGGAAGAAATTGCA CTAATAGATGACCATCATTTGAAACATGGAGGGAGATGGAGTTGGGATTGTTTCTTAAG GTTATATGTGATGACAAGAGTTGGAAATGAAATGGATATGGATTTgtgcatttttttgttttttttttcattaatttattttagtttaaaATATGTGAATCATGAAGTTGTTGAATGGATTTTAGGGTATTTAAAGTTTACATATAGCTGTTGA
- the LOC111902325 gene encoding uncharacterized protein LOC111902325 isoform X4: MLQPHRKRISPIWRNSRCISNLGGDIAIIEALSYVPAPANALRLYLQSVEAANSCDLERVAYEFFTQAFVLYEEEIALIDDHHLKHGGRWSWDCFLRYPPCRNYKIFVRFLHKIFKIGHYQRFFNVICDDKSWK; this comes from the exons ATGTTGCAACCCCACAGAAAAAGAATATCTCCCATCTGGAGAAACTCTAGGTGCATTTCGAACTTGGGTGGTGACATTGCA ATAATTGAGGCACTTTCATATGTTCCAGCACCTGCCAATGCATTGAGGTTGTACTTACAGTCTGTAGAG GCTGCGAACAGTTGTGATTTGGAACGAGTTGCATATGAGTTTTTCACCCAAGCATTTGTTTTATATGAGGAAGAAATTGCA CTAATAGATGACCATCATTTGAAACATGGAGGGAGATGGAGTTGGGATTGTTTCTTAAG GTACCCACCTTGCAGAAATTATAAGATATTTGTAAGGTTTCTTCACAAG ATCTTCAAGATAGGACATTATCAAAGATTTTTTAAT GTTATATGTGATGACAAGAGTTGGAAATGA
- the LOC111902325 gene encoding uncharacterized protein LOC111902325 isoform X6, with protein MLQPHRKRISPIWRNSRCISNLGGDIAIIEALSYVPAPANALRLYLQSVEAANSCDLERVAYEFFTQAFVLYEEEIALIDDHHLKHGGRWSWDCFLRYPPCRNYKIFIFKIGHYQRFFNVICDDKSWK; from the exons ATGTTGCAACCCCACAGAAAAAGAATATCTCCCATCTGGAGAAACTCTAGGTGCATTTCGAACTTGGGTGGTGACATTGCA ATAATTGAGGCACTTTCATATGTTCCAGCACCTGCCAATGCATTGAGGTTGTACTTACAGTCTGTAGAG GCTGCGAACAGTTGTGATTTGGAACGAGTTGCATATGAGTTTTTCACCCAAGCATTTGTTTTATATGAGGAAGAAATTGCA CTAATAGATGACCATCATTTGAAACATGGAGGGAGATGGAGTTGGGATTGTTTCTTAAG GTACCCACCTTGCAGAAATTATAAGATATTT ATCTTCAAGATAGGACATTATCAAAGATTTTTTAAT GTTATATGTGATGACAAGAGTTGGAAATGA
- the LOC111902325 gene encoding uncharacterized protein LOC111902325 isoform X5 encodes MLQPHRKRISPIWRNSRCISNLGGDIAIIEALSYVPAPANALRLYLQSVEAANSCDLERVAYEFFTQAFVLYEEEIALIDDHHLKHGGRWSWDCFLRYPPCRNYKIFIFKIGHYQRFFNEGGYEPMLNFS; translated from the exons ATGTTGCAACCCCACAGAAAAAGAATATCTCCCATCTGGAGAAACTCTAGGTGCATTTCGAACTTGGGTGGTGACATTGCA ATAATTGAGGCACTTTCATATGTTCCAGCACCTGCCAATGCATTGAGGTTGTACTTACAGTCTGTAGAG GCTGCGAACAGTTGTGATTTGGAACGAGTTGCATATGAGTTTTTCACCCAAGCATTTGTTTTATATGAGGAAGAAATTGCA CTAATAGATGACCATCATTTGAAACATGGAGGGAGATGGAGTTGGGATTGTTTCTTAAG GTACCCACCTTGCAGAAATTATAAGATATTT ATCTTCAAGATAGGACATTATCAAAGATTTTTTAAT GAGGGCGGTTATGAACCGATGTTGAACTTCTCATAA
- the LOC111902325 gene encoding uncharacterized protein LOC111902325 isoform X3, whose amino-acid sequence MLQPHRKRISPIWRNSRCISNLGGDIAIIEALSYVPAPANALRLYLQSVEAANSCDLERVAYEFFTQAFVLYEEEIALIDDHHLKHGGRWSWDCFLRYPPCRNYKIFVRFLHKIFKIGHYQRFFNEGGYEPMLNFS is encoded by the exons ATGTTGCAACCCCACAGAAAAAGAATATCTCCCATCTGGAGAAACTCTAGGTGCATTTCGAACTTGGGTGGTGACATTGCA ATAATTGAGGCACTTTCATATGTTCCAGCACCTGCCAATGCATTGAGGTTGTACTTACAGTCTGTAGAG GCTGCGAACAGTTGTGATTTGGAACGAGTTGCATATGAGTTTTTCACCCAAGCATTTGTTTTATATGAGGAAGAAATTGCA CTAATAGATGACCATCATTTGAAACATGGAGGGAGATGGAGTTGGGATTGTTTCTTAAG GTACCCACCTTGCAGAAATTATAAGATATTTGTAAGGTTTCTTCACAAG ATCTTCAAGATAGGACATTATCAAAGATTTTTTAAT GAGGGCGGTTATGAACCGATGTTGAACTTCTCATAA
- the LOC111902325 gene encoding uncharacterized protein LOC111902325 isoform X2, with protein MLQPHRKRISPIWRNSRCISNLGGDIAIIEALSYVPAPANALRLYLQSVEAANSCDLERVAYEFFTQAFVLYEEEIALIDDHHLKHGGRWSWDCFLRYPPCRNYKIFVRFLHKVNIFDTLLNHKNCRLPSALQYLSQN; from the exons ATGTTGCAACCCCACAGAAAAAGAATATCTCCCATCTGGAGAAACTCTAGGTGCATTTCGAACTTGGGTGGTGACATTGCA ATAATTGAGGCACTTTCATATGTTCCAGCACCTGCCAATGCATTGAGGTTGTACTTACAGTCTGTAGAG GCTGCGAACAGTTGTGATTTGGAACGAGTTGCATATGAGTTTTTCACCCAAGCATTTGTTTTATATGAGGAAGAAATTGCA CTAATAGATGACCATCATTTGAAACATGGAGGGAGATGGAGTTGGGATTGTTTCTTAAG GTACCCACCTTGCAGAAATTATAAGATATTTGTAAGGTTTCTTCACAAGGTTAATATTTTTGATACATTGCTTAATCATAAAAACTGTCGACTTCCATCAGCTTTACAATATCTATCTCAAAATTGA